The sequence TACTCGGGCTCCGACGCCACCGTGTACCGGGGTGCTGACCCTGAACCACGCGCCGGTGCTCGATCCCATCGGAGGCCGCACGGTGCCGGAGGGCATCGCCCTCGGCTTCACCGTGAGCGCCACCAGCCCGGACAGTCTGCCCCTGACCTATGCCGCGACCCCGCTGCCGCTGGGCGCGACATTCAACCCCGCCACCCGGGCGTTCACGTGGACCCCGGCATACGGACAGGCGGGCACCTATGCCGTCACGTTCCGCGCCACCGACACGGCGGCGGGGGCGGACAGCGAGGTGGTCACGCTCACCGTCCCGACCCGGGCGCCCGGCAGCAACACGCCCCCGGCCCTGGACCCGATCACGGACCGGACCGTGCGCATCGAAACAAACCTGCAGATCGCGGTCGTGGCGCACGACCGGGAGGGCGGCACGCTGACCTACTCGGCCACGTCCCTCCCGCCGGGCGCGAGCTTCGACACGCACCGGCAGGTCTTCTCGTGGCTGCCGCACTCGGGGTCCGAGGGGATCTACCGCACGGTCTTCCACGTGGCCGACGCGCAGGGCCAGGCGGATTCACAGTCGGTGCTCCTCAAGGTGACCCCCGGCTCGGCCAAGCTGCCCCCGCAGGGGGAGTGCGCACCGGAGAGCACCCAGTTCGCGGGCACCATCGGGATTGACGTGCAGGGCCTGAACAACGTGGCCACCTTCCACACCTTCACCGTGCCGCCGGACGCGCAGATGGTCCAGGGCACCCTGACCTGGACCGGCGGCCCGGTCATTGACCTGGACCTGTACCTGGTGGACTCGAGCGGCAACGTGGTCACCAGCGGTGCGACTGCGACCGACGACCCCGAGGTGGCGACGGCGCTCAACCTGGTGCCGGGCACCTACCGTTGGAAGGTGGTGTCATTCTACAATCCGAACCCCACCGAGGGCTACACGGTGACC is a genomic window of Candidatus Eisenbacteria bacterium containing:
- a CDS encoding T9SS type A sorting domain-containing protein, whose protein sequence is MSATSPDSLPLTYAATPLPLGATFNPATRAFTWTPAYGQAGTYAVTFRATDTAAGADSEVVTLTVPTRAPGSNTPPALDPITDRTVRIETNLQIAVVAHDREGGTLTYSATSLPPGASFDTHRQVFSWLPHSGSEGIYRTVFHVADAQGQADSQSVLLKVTPGSAKLPPQGECAPESTQFAGTIGIDVQGLNNVATFHTFTVPPDAQMVQGTLTWTGGPVIDLDLYLVDSSGNVVTSGATATDDPEVATALNLVPGTYRWKVVSFYNPNPTEGYTVTGVVCRRGPTAVGGPRAGLEFALHPGEPNPFRARSLVRFSLPNAAPVQLRVFDVAGRRVRTLVDASLRAGEHQESWDGRSDAGAQMGSGVYFYRLSTPQGVQTRKTMLIR